A window of Pyrobaculum aerophilum str. IM2 contains these coding sequences:
- a CDS encoding AAA family ATPase, protein MSLSLSLKNFGPVINGKIIVKPMTVFIGPNASGKSYTAMALYAFYSGLTRSYALPRLACAEYSRKKKWEEYLQWLQKRAVNVVEKEFRRVFGLNLQDLTTRGASGGELILTVKHRRERVKYILKWPDVSLKIEGLKCSKRGGNNVSALFDYLRSRVLYLPASRSGLVQTYGFYVDLVIRVAEELPITGVRLVPLPGIVGDFLRWLLVPPMEETQLYQLFREKLGVDVERKERGVVVRFDGLEMDIRNSPSGIAELAPLGLMLRHGIVKKKYMIIIEEPEAHLHPEMQVKTMDLLAELAARGVRLILTTHSDLMLNRLSNIVLEGKILTRNKVAVYLFKREGNGYITERIKIGKEGIPDDEFLRVYDQLYKEYMSLIYASQVRESG, encoded by the coding sequence ATGAGTCTTTCTTTGAGCCTTAAGAACTTCGGCCCTGTAATCAACGGGAAGATAATTGTGAAACCAATGACAGTATTTATAGGACCTAATGCCTCAGGCAAGTCGTATACAGCCATGGCGTTATATGCGTTCTATTCCGGCCTTACGAGGTCATACGCCTTGCCAAGGCTGGCGTGTGCGGAATACTCTAGAAAAAAGAAATGGGAAGAGTATCTACAGTGGCTTCAGAAGAGAGCAGTGAACGTCGTGGAAAAAGAATTCAGGAGGGTGTTCGGACTAAATTTACAAGACCTTACTACTAGAGGTGCTAGCGGAGGTGAGCTCATCTTGACAGTTAAACATCGCAGAGAACGTGTGAAATATATTCTAAAGTGGCCTGATGTATCGCTTAAAATTGAGGGTTTAAAGTGCTCTAAACGCGGCGGAAACAACGTCTCTGCGCTGTTTGACTACCTACGCTCAAGAGTACTCTACTTGCCGGCTTCTAGAAGCGGCCTTGTTCAGACATACGGCTTTTATGTAGATCTAGTGATAAGAGTCGCAGAAGAGCTTCCAATTACTGGGGTAAGGCTTGTGCCTCTCCCCGGCATAGTAGGCGACTTCCTCCGCTGGCTTTTAGTGCCACCTATGGAGGAAACACAGCTTTACCAATTGTTTAGAGAAAAGCTTGGCGTGGATGTCGAGCGGAAGGAGAGAGGCGTTGTCGTAAGGTTTGACGGGCTGGAAATGGATATAAGGAATTCGCCGTCTGGTATCGCCGAATTGGCGCCGCTTGGCTTAATGCTACGCCATGGCATAGTCAAGAAAAAATATATGATTATCATAGAGGAGCCAGAGGCCCACTTACACCCTGAAATGCAAGTTAAGACAATGGACTTGTTGGCAGAGCTGGCGGCAAGGGGGGTTAGGCTCATACTAACAACTCACAGCGATTTAATGTTAAATAGGCTGAGCAATATAGTGTTGGAGGGCAAAATATTAACTCGGAATAAAGTCGCTGTCTATTTGTTTAAGCGGGAGGGCAATGGCTATATTACGGAGAGAATAAAAATAGGTAAAGAAGGAATACCTGACGACGAATTTCTACGCGTGTACGACCAACTTTACAAAGAGTATATGAGCCTAATTTATGCATCACAAGTACGTGAAAGTGGATGA
- a CDS encoding 7-carboxy-7-deazaguanine synthase QueE: MSATPRVRVLEIFASLQGEGINLGRPAVFVRLAGCPIRCIYCDTKYSWDFNAGVEMGVEEIVAKALALSVVGHVVVTGGEPLIWQRRGLEELACALRALGSVEVETSGAYPPTPELDRCVDFYDVSPKLSNAGVKAPFSPFYASSPKAWFKFVVSNADDVEEVERFVVAYGIPRGRVFLMPMAESPEEHGEALRRIWDAAVRGGFRVTPRLHIMAWGNARGK; encoded by the coding sequence ATGTCGGCAACACCCCGCGTGAGGGTTTTAGAAATATTCGCCTCTCTCCAAGGGGAGGGGATTAACTTGGGGAGGCCTGCGGTGTTTGTGAGGCTGGCCGGGTGTCCCATTAGGTGTATATACTGCGACACTAAGTACTCCTGGGATTTTAACGCCGGCGTTGAGATGGGCGTTGAGGAGATAGTGGCCAAGGCCTTAGCCCTTAGCGTTGTGGGACACGTGGTTGTGACGGGAGGAGAGCCGTTAATATGGCAGAGGAGGGGCCTTGAGGAGCTGGCGTGCGCCTTGAGAGCTCTGGGCTCTGTGGAAGTGGAGACGAGCGGCGCGTATCCGCCCACTCCGGAGTTAGACCGCTGTGTGGATTTCTACGACGTGTCGCCGAAGCTCTCCAACGCCGGGGTCAAGGCCCCCTTCAGCCCCTTCTACGCCTCAAGCCCTAAGGCGTGGTTTAAATTCGTCGTCAGCAACGCCGATGATGTGGAGGAGGTAGAGCGGTTTGTGGTCGCCTACGGCATTCCGAGAGGCCGCGTGTTTTTAATGCCCATGGCGGAGAGCCCTGAGGAACACGGCGAGGCGTTGCGCAGAATATGGGACGCGGCCGTGAGAGGGGGGTTTAGAGTAACGCCTAGACTGCACATAATGGCGTGGGGAAACGCCAGGGGGAAGTGA
- a CDS encoding PadR family transcriptional regulator — MGPPPWAFISRRGLREVVLWLLSDRPMNGAEIIRAVEDFTWGFWRPSPGSVYPLLKQLEAEGLVSKRPDGRYELTESGRSAVKLIPWIRGPRLGAPRSIAEIIDELESWAMYITDVAITEPDRIAPYRERIRRIGELLSKI; from the coding sequence ATGGGCCCGCCTCCCTGGGCGTTCATCAGCAGGAGAGGGCTGAGGGAGGTTGTCTTATGGCTACTGTCAGATCGGCCGATGAATGGGGCTGAGATTATTAGAGCTGTGGAGGACTTCACTTGGGGCTTTTGGAGGCCCTCTCCGGGCTCTGTATACCCTCTGTTGAAACAACTAGAGGCAGAGGGCTTAGTGAGTAAGAGGCCCGACGGGAGGTACGAGTTGACAGAAAGCGGGAGGAGCGCGGTAAAGCTCATACCCTGGATCCGCGGGCCGAGGCTCGGCGCGCCGAGGAGTATAGCTGAAATAATAGACGAGTTGGAGAGCTGGGCCATGTATATAACAGACGTCGCAATCACTGAGCCAGACCGAATAGCCCCCTACAGAGAGAGAATTAGGCGCATAGGCGAGCTGTTGTCAAAAATATAG
- a CDS encoding DUF4097 family beta strand repeat-containing protein, giving the protein MKCFCGRPALESGFCPYHDPNCVRDKACRRRLEFLPDCEKCNLPGGEVVDVSPRLRGARIYGPLAVQFVTGNVDLAEARGIDVYIHSVKGDVDLRGAKFRHVFINEVVGAVFLTGARLETAMLQSVKGDVNGDGIAAGGHVYAGGISGAVSLTDARIVGEALIEEVRGEVRIRAEAYSISLYRVKGDVALANSRVEGDIRIVESTGDRLDLSGVEIQGRVVILNSKFGGVRIDRADLFKKLVVL; this is encoded by the coding sequence GTGAAGTGCTTTTGCGGCAGGCCGGCGCTGGAGAGCGGCTTCTGCCCTTACCACGACCCTAATTGCGTAAGGGACAAGGCTTGTAGAAGACGGCTGGAGTTCCTCCCGGACTGCGAGAAGTGCAATCTGCCCGGCGGCGAGGTTGTCGACGTCTCCCCCCGCCTAAGGGGCGCCAGGATATACGGCCCCCTGGCAGTTCAATTTGTCACTGGCAATGTAGATCTGGCGGAGGCAAGGGGGATAGACGTTTATATCCACAGCGTGAAAGGCGACGTCGATTTACGCGGGGCGAAGTTCAGACACGTCTTTATAAATGAAGTGGTAGGCGCCGTATTCCTAACGGGGGCCAGGCTGGAGACGGCGATGTTACAGTCCGTCAAGGGCGATGTAAACGGCGACGGCATAGCGGCGGGCGGGCACGTTTATGCGGGAGGTATAAGCGGGGCTGTGTCCCTCACAGACGCGCGGATAGTCGGGGAGGCGCTAATAGAGGAAGTGAGGGGGGAGGTACGTATAAGAGCTGAGGCGTATTCAATCTCGCTGTACAGAGTAAAAGGCGACGTGGCGTTGGCTAACTCCCGCGTCGAGGGGGATATTCGCATTGTGGAATCCACGGGGGACAGGCTTGACCTGTCCGGCGTGGAGATCCAGGGGCGCGTCGTCATTTTGAACTCGAAATTCGGAGGAGTCCGCATTGACAGAGCAGATCTCTTCAAAAAACTAGTAGTGCTTTAA
- a CDS encoding substrate-binding domain-containing protein, whose amino-acid sequence MEFKPDFKVVAGGVELGMKFFKTLLAVEITGSISGAARTVGMPYTSVWNMLARAERALKIKLVEPRRRGGARLTAEGRGLLKRYMAEIAKRGMVLGLSDFIYAGSHDPVVEKALEGGEAYFVGSMQGFLLVAGGLAHFGGIHLGDNWEFVKKYGPHLCLVAGFMREVGVASRVEIRDLAQLRGLRLVNRPPGTGTRTHIDRLLAEIGVVPRAAPGYSDIATTHDDAAIKVASGGADYTVTVRHVAEKYGLNFYKLLDEAFDFVCVPESCGRVAQFVKELSLPSGYKPQKDAGEIRCI is encoded by the coding sequence GTGGAGTTCAAGCCCGACTTTAAAGTGGTGGCGGGAGGCGTGGAGCTGGGAATGAAGTTTTTTAAGACGTTACTCGCCGTTGAGATCACAGGCTCTATCTCCGGGGCGGCCAGAACAGTGGGAATGCCCTACACCAGCGTGTGGAATATGTTGGCCAGGGCCGAGAGGGCCTTGAAAATTAAGCTAGTTGAGCCGCGGCGTAGGGGAGGGGCGAGGCTCACGGCGGAGGGCCGGGGCCTTTTAAAGAGGTACATGGCTGAAATAGCCAAGAGGGGAATGGTGCTGGGGCTTTCCGATTTTATATACGCCGGCAGTCACGATCCCGTTGTTGAAAAAGCGCTGGAAGGCGGCGAGGCCTATTTCGTGGGCTCTATGCAGGGTTTTCTCCTAGTGGCAGGAGGCCTCGCCCACTTCGGGGGGATACACTTAGGCGACAACTGGGAGTTTGTGAAAAAGTACGGCCCCCACCTCTGTCTAGTCGCGGGGTTTATGAGAGAAGTCGGCGTGGCCTCCAGAGTTGAGATTAGGGATTTGGCGCAGTTAAGGGGGCTGAGGCTTGTGAACAGACCGCCGGGGACTGGAACTAGGACGCATATCGACCGGCTGTTGGCGGAAATCGGCGTGGTGCCGAGGGCCGCCCCGGGTTACAGCGACATAGCGACTACTCACGACGACGCAGCTATAAAAGTCGCTTCGGGAGGGGCGGACTACACCGTGACGGTTAGACACGTGGCTGAGAAATACGGCCTCAACTTCTACAAATTACTAGACGAGGCCTTTGACTTCGTCTGCGTTCCTGAGTCTTGCGGAAGAGTCGCCCAATTTGTAAAAGAGCTGAGTCTGCCCAGCGGCTACAAGCCGCAAAAAGACGCCGGGGAGATACGTTGCATTTAA
- a CDS encoding substrate-binding domain-containing protein — MSKIGYLIIIIVAIVAVAALLAIPRPQAPMTQTPMAQASTSTTTPQKIVLYMATTTSVKDTGLLDVLIPDFEKWAASRGYNIEVRYTAVGTGQALAMAARGDVDVVIVHAPSLEKQYLENGTLKCRDVIAYNFFIIVGPRDDPAGAKSLTATEAFRRIAEAKAPFVSRGDRSGTHLMELSLWRRAIGREPDPKNDTWYISAGAGMGQTLLLANEKSAYTLSDTGTWLRYRDKLPQLDVIVQAAPDLINIYSFSIVKLSNATRLMAQYMKTRGLEVIGNLTINGVSLFTPINKADPKAMEWIKTAIFGPSCVER, encoded by the coding sequence ATGTCCAAAATAGGATATCTGATAATAATTATCGTCGCCATAGTCGCCGTAGCGGCGCTTCTGGCCATTCCCAGACCACAAGCGCCTATGACCCAAACGCCTATGGCCCAAGCCTCCACCTCAACGACAACGCCGCAGAAAATCGTGCTATACATGGCCACAACCACTAGCGTAAAAGACACCGGGCTTCTCGACGTGTTAATCCCAGATTTTGAGAAATGGGCGGCGTCCAGGGGGTATAACATAGAGGTTAGATACACGGCAGTGGGCACTGGGCAGGCCTTGGCAATGGCGGCAAGGGGGGATGTGGACGTGGTTATAGTCCACGCCCCGTCTTTAGAAAAACAGTATCTCGAAAACGGGACTTTGAAGTGCAGAGACGTTATTGCGTACAACTTCTTTATAATTGTGGGGCCGAGGGACGACCCTGCCGGCGCCAAGAGCTTAACAGCAACGGAGGCGTTTAGGCGAATTGCAGAGGCCAAGGCCCCGTTTGTCTCCAGGGGGGACCGCTCCGGCACTCATTTAATGGAACTATCCCTTTGGAGAAGGGCAATTGGGAGAGAGCCTGATCCAAAAAACGACACTTGGTACATCTCGGCGGGGGCGGGCATGGGCCAGACCCTCCTCTTGGCCAATGAGAAAAGTGCCTATACTCTGTCAGACACGGGGACTTGGCTGAGGTATAGGGACAAGTTGCCGCAACTGGACGTGATAGTGCAGGCGGCTCCGGATTTAATAAATATCTACAGCTTTTCAATTGTTAAGCTTTCAAATGCCACTAGGCTCATGGCGCAGTACATGAAGACCAGGGGGCTGGAGGTGATTGGCAACTTAACCATCAACGGCGTTTCCCTCTTTACTCCTATAAACAAGGCTGATCCCAAAGCGATGGAGTGGATAAAAACAGCTATATTCGGCCCTAGCTGTGTTGAGCGATGA
- a CDS encoding ABC transporter permease: MLSDELIGIVLNTLYVSTIPVFISALVGTPIALFLHLRGGRTALVFKMAFNGLIGMPTVLLGLLLYLLLSRSGPFGWLNLLYTLDAVVIGHVFLILPLYIAYVLTALEAVDPRIKELAAMFNLSALKKASIYFREAAGGIAGAAAAAYGRAVGELGLALMLGGDIRYRTRVLTTAIAHETMLGNWDAAIQLGVVLLAISVAISAVVTALGFRYRG; this comes from the coding sequence GTGTTGAGCGATGAGCTGATCGGCATTGTCCTAAACACGCTTTATGTGTCCACAATCCCTGTCTTTATCTCCGCGTTAGTGGGGACTCCAATAGCTCTGTTTTTACACCTAAGGGGCGGGAGGACGGCGCTTGTTTTTAAAATGGCCTTTAACGGCCTCATAGGCATGCCCACAGTCCTCCTGGGCCTCCTCTTATACCTTTTATTGAGCAGGTCGGGGCCTTTCGGCTGGCTGAACTTGCTCTATACGCTAGACGCAGTGGTTATCGGCCACGTTTTCTTAATCTTGCCCCTATACATAGCCTACGTACTAACGGCGTTAGAGGCGGTGGACCCCAGAATTAAAGAACTGGCGGCGATGTTTAACCTCTCCGCGCTTAAGAAAGCCTCGATATATTTCAGAGAGGCGGCTGGGGGTATAGCCGGCGCGGCCGCCGCGGCGTACGGAAGGGCAGTGGGAGAGCTGGGCTTAGCCCTTATGCTCGGGGGGGATATTCGGTATAGAACAAGGGTTTTAACCACTGCAATTGCCCACGAGACTATGCTGGGCAATTGGGACGCCGCAATTCAACTGGGCGTAGTGCTCTTGGCAATATCAGTGGCTATTAGCGCGGTTGTGACGGCGCTGGGATTTCGGTATAGGGGATGA
- a CDS encoding ATP-binding cassette domain-containing protein: MIKAVALGKRYNDVYVFKNVYIDLPQRGLVALVGPNGSGKTTLLKIFAMLTEPSEGEVYILGAPWREARVKHRGRVLYAHQEPLVYSGTVEQNLICNDDDVLEALGLKGLMRHKAKGLSGGYKKLLTVARVLACKPQIALLDEPTAYLDPGKRQGLLEYLNEYAKKSLVVWTTHYPPEADSSEQVYEIRDGNLRLLKSRI; the protein is encoded by the coding sequence ATGATCAAGGCCGTAGCCTTAGGCAAGAGGTACAACGACGTCTACGTTTTTAAAAACGTGTACATTGACTTGCCGCAGAGAGGCCTCGTGGCCTTAGTGGGCCCCAACGGCTCCGGCAAGACCACTTTGTTGAAAATATTCGCCATGTTGACAGAGCCTAGCGAGGGCGAGGTGTACATCCTCGGCGCGCCTTGGCGGGAGGCCCGGGTTAAACACAGAGGCCGCGTCTTATATGCCCACCAAGAGCCACTGGTCTATTCGGGCACTGTGGAACAGAATTTAATATGCAACGACGACGACGTTTTAGAGGCGCTCGGCCTCAAAGGCTTAATGCGGCACAAGGCGAAGGGCTTGTCGGGCGGTTATAAAAAACTGCTCACTGTGGCCAGAGTGCTCGCGTGTAAGCCTCAAATAGCCCTGCTCGACGAGCCCACCGCCTATTTAGACCCCGGCAAAAGGCAAGGCCTCTTGGAGTATTTAAATGAGTACGCGAAAAAATCACTAGTCGTCTGGACAACCCACTACCCCCCAGAGGCCGACTCCTCGGAGCAGGTTTACGAGATTAGAGATGGGAATTTGAGGCTGCTCAAAAGCCGCATATGA
- a CDS encoding SDR family NAD(P)-dependent oxidoreductase, which produces MRLKGRNIAIVGVGPGLGSAVVYMALREGAAVYAFARSAEFLERLKAEYSKYGVLHVSPKDFSRLEEAERAREEVRRVFPELHGLVVTAGCYTSQPVEELGEAELEDMLNKNLKAHIYAVRAFLPLMGRGSSIVLISSVGGAYKAWPRHVAYVAAKAATARAAEALAAELLERGIRVNAVAPGGMAKDFQPGRSYTVALGAPQAPPEEVAKVVIWLLTDEASWVTGAVIPADGGRRLL; this is translated from the coding sequence ATGAGACTGAAGGGACGGAATATCGCCATTGTTGGGGTGGGTCCCGGGCTGGGGTCGGCCGTGGTTTACATGGCCTTAAGAGAGGGGGCGGCGGTGTATGCCTTTGCCAGAAGCGCCGAGTTTCTTGAGAGACTTAAGGCGGAGTACTCAAAATACGGCGTGTTGCACGTCTCTCCCAAGGACTTCTCCCGGCTGGAAGAGGCCGAGAGGGCGAGAGAGGAGGTGCGGCGCGTATTTCCAGAGCTCCACGGCTTGGTGGTGACGGCCGGGTGCTACACGTCTCAGCCAGTGGAGGAGCTGGGCGAGGCTGAGCTGGAGGATATGCTGAACAAAAACTTAAAGGCGCATATATACGCCGTGAGGGCCTTCCTGCCCCTAATGGGGAGGGGATCCTCAATTGTGCTAATATCGTCTGTGGGCGGCGCCTACAAGGCCTGGCCTAGGCATGTGGCCTACGTCGCCGCGAAAGCCGCCACGGCCAGAGCGGCGGAGGCGCTGGCGGCTGAGCTGTTGGAGAGGGGAATTAGGGTAAACGCCGTGGCGCCGGGCGGCATGGCTAAAGACTTCCAGCCGGGGAGGAGCTATACAGTGGCACTGGGAGCCCCGCAAGCCCCGCCTGAGGAGGTCGCCAAAGTGGTGATATGGCTTTTAACAGACGAGGCAAGCTGGGTCACAGGTGCCGTGATACCAGCCGACGGCGGCAGGAGGCTGTTATAA
- a CDS encoding ATP cone domain-containing protein — MVKVVKRDGRVEEFIPEKIVVSVLKAGAPVDVARRIARKIECMVMDRENVTAKELTKMILSELRAVNEEWYRNWIVFDMAVKKRRTEEELK; from the coding sequence ATGGTTAAAGTGGTTAAGAGAGATGGAAGAGTTGAGGAGTTTATCCCTGAGAAAATTGTTGTCAGCGTTCTAAAAGCAGGCGCGCCGGTGGACGTGGCTAGGAGAATTGCGCGTAAAATTGAGTGTATGGTAATGGATAGGGAAAACGTAACAGCCAAAGAGCTGACTAAGATGATACTCTCAGAGCTTAGGGCGGTGAACGAGGAGTGGTACCGCAATTGGATTGTCTTCGACATGGCCGTTAAGAAGAGGCGGACGGAGGAGGAGCTCAAGTAA
- a CDS encoding HepT-like ribonuclease domain-containing protein has translation MHLREQLSRIYKYLELLAQRLQTGGDIFALERLAELVAQSTLDLAAMWIAFEKGEKPATYRDLALFLARKIGGYEEFLRGLVAFRNIIVHRYYHLEEKKEMEAFREIVNTMPRVLEAIESKLPGDPCIEELGGLAPVFEKHGVDYAVVFGSLAKRGCGRDVDLAVKFTTEKGLWSLAKLVADVAEGLGLDYNQVDVVDIDAAPPALLLSILEGVPIYNEERARRDLARRYVELLDVGETWEEALRRLRT, from the coding sequence GTGCACTTGAGGGAGCAGCTGTCGCGAATTTACAAATATCTAGAACTGCTGGCTCAAAGACTTCAGACAGGAGGCGATATATTTGCCCTTGAGAGATTGGCGGAGTTAGTGGCGCAGTCTACGCTCGATCTAGCGGCGATGTGGATTGCGTTTGAGAAAGGCGAGAAGCCCGCGACGTATAGAGACTTGGCGCTATTTCTCGCCCGAAAAATAGGCGGATATGAGGAGTTTTTAAGAGGCCTTGTCGCCTTTCGCAATATAATTGTCCACAGATACTACCACCTTGAGGAAAAGAAGGAAATGGAGGCCTTCAGAGAAATTGTGAATACAATGCCCAGAGTCCTCGAGGCCATTGAGTCAAAGTTGCCTGGGGATCCATGTATTGAAGAACTGGGCGGCCTTGCGCCTGTGTTTGAAAAACACGGAGTGGATTACGCAGTAGTTTTCGGCTCTCTCGCAAAGAGGGGGTGCGGCCGCGACGTAGATTTAGCGGTGAAGTTCACGACTGAAAAGGGCTTGTGGAGTTTAGCGAAACTAGTAGCTGACGTCGCCGAAGGGCTTGGGCTGGACTACAATCAAGTAGACGTCGTGGATATAGACGCCGCACCCCCTGCGCTGTTGCTCTCAATATTAGAAGGCGTCCCTATATATAATGAGGAGAGGGCCAGGCGGGACTTGGCACGTAGATATGTGGAGCTCCTCGACGTGGGGGAGACTTGGGAGGAGGCCCTACGGCGGCTGAGGACTTAA
- a CDS encoding DUF402 domain-containing protein: protein MYKVRIRGIFATALTKLALEWGFKIVQPTGKILQRFQIEADYSPPDLTVKDHESKTGVVVLGKCEAFESFLQRLGESLDPIVARARAGVKEVFSGKAVGEHEVEGPRGEVFKVPARYVLTPGGTGVFTVVKPPVGPVSGVAAPEIAVEGDYVELNTSGRVTFSEHIPQEDRLRLGILAETRLKQYASIGLRFKSSAKYADEEQIIKEAEVLYRELLQLSHGGPPGAVLRRGNCFAVVLFDRRSKEVLDSARASAVPTVRGHHALRAQGLGKCLDLLDYTGADVYEKAVEFLSRGPVLIYHVKPWGEVVKMKGEALGVKNGVLVVKRPLKPGGVLDGIGVRIERGFYALTCIPRDANYVVHTYYDGSNNVVGTYININTTPEWGRRVIYIDLLVDKTYAGGVEKVLDVDEFEKYKEYFPQRLRNPLQLAPSGRLECTAEGLVVR from the coding sequence GTGTACAAAGTCCGTATAAGGGGGATCTTCGCCACTGCGCTTACAAAACTAGCGCTTGAGTGGGGGTTTAAAATTGTACAGCCAACTGGCAAAATCCTCCAGCGGTTTCAAATAGAAGCCGACTACTCGCCTCCCGACCTCACAGTTAAAGACCACGAGTCGAAAACTGGCGTCGTGGTGCTGGGGAAGTGCGAGGCCTTTGAGTCCTTTCTCCAAAGACTTGGGGAGTCCCTAGACCCAATAGTGGCCAGGGCCAGAGCCGGCGTAAAAGAGGTGTTCTCCGGGAAGGCCGTGGGGGAGCACGAGGTGGAGGGCCCACGCGGCGAGGTGTTTAAAGTGCCTGCACGCTACGTCTTAACGCCGGGAGGCACTGGCGTGTTCACAGTGGTGAAGCCCCCCGTTGGGCCTGTGAGCGGAGTCGCCGCCCCCGAAATAGCAGTTGAGGGGGATTACGTGGAGCTTAACACGTCAGGCAGAGTGACTTTCAGCGAGCACATCCCCCAGGAGGATAGGCTGAGGCTGGGCATTTTGGCGGAGACTAGGCTGAAACAATACGCCTCAATAGGCCTCAGGTTTAAATCCTCTGCGAAATACGCCGACGAGGAGCAGATTATAAAAGAGGCGGAGGTCCTCTACCGGGAGTTATTACAGCTGTCACATGGCGGGCCTCCTGGGGCTGTGTTGAGGAGGGGGAATTGCTTCGCCGTTGTTTTATTCGATAGACGCTCTAAAGAGGTTTTAGACTCCGCCAGGGCCTCGGCGGTGCCCACGGTGAGGGGTCACCACGCCTTAAGAGCACAGGGCCTGGGGAAGTGCCTAGATCTCCTAGACTACACAGGCGCTGATGTTTACGAAAAAGCCGTTGAGTTCCTCTCCAGAGGCCCCGTGCTTATTTACCACGTCAAGCCCTGGGGCGAGGTGGTGAAAATGAAGGGAGAGGCCCTAGGAGTGAAAAACGGGGTCTTAGTGGTGAAAAGGCCTTTAAAGCCCGGCGGCGTTTTAGACGGAATTGGCGTGAGGATAGAAAGGGGGTTTTACGCCTTGACGTGCATCCCCCGCGACGCCAATTACGTAGTCCACACTTATTACGACGGCTCTAACAACGTCGTGGGGACTTATATCAATATAAACACAACGCCCGAGTGGGGCCGGCGAGTGATATACATCGACCTCCTTGTGGACAAGACATACGCCGGAGGCGTGGAAAAAGTGTTAGACGTGGATGAGTTTGAAAAATACAAGGAGTACTTCCCCCAGCGTTTGAGAAACCCCCTGCAGCTCGCCCCCAGCGGTAGGCTGGAGTGCACAGCCGAGGGCCTTGTTGTGCGTTAA
- a CDS encoding type II toxin-antitoxin system VapC family toxin — MGASQRALLDTSVLIEILDKGRLSLLPKDPYLSVISIYEYIRYKRDRHFYKERLEEAFSVLGLTNKVIERAAEIFASLKARGVVVSDNDVFIAATAVAYGLPLITKDRYFLKIKTAAGLDVVFID, encoded by the coding sequence ATGGGGGCTTCCCAGAGAGCACTCCTAGACACCAGCGTTTTAATAGAGATTTTAGACAAGGGGAGGCTCTCCCTTTTGCCCAAAGACCCCTACCTCTCAGTTATTTCAATATATGAATATATCCGGTACAAAAGGGATAGGCATTTTTACAAGGAGAGGCTAGAGGAGGCGTTCTCAGTCCTCGGCTTAACTAATAAAGTTATTGAACGCGCCGCCGAGATCTTCGCGTCTTTAAAGGCGAGAGGCGTTGTTGTTAGTGATAACGACGTTTTTATTGCCGCCACGGCTGTTGCCTACGGCCTCCCGCTGATTACAAAGGACAGGTATTTTTTAAAAATTAAAACTGCCGCTGGCCTAGACGTCGTTTTTATAGACTAG
- a CDS encoding homoserine kinase: MKAPSTSANLGAGFDIVAVAHDAYFAEAYTAVGSGCGVHVKFKGYDPGPENTVTRSFKKFFELTGICRGVEVEVENNIPIARGLGSSGAAAVAALAAFIREAGIKTDPRAVIEAAGYGETAAAGSPHFDNVAGAALGGAVVLTSLSPIDYVKFSPRLIFVVGVPEVPPMPNKTKVMREVLPKSVEFKTYVRQTARVASLIAGLALSDPRLVARGMEDEVVEAARAPYVPGYARVRKYAFEAGALGVSLSGAGPSVIALVNEKEAEAVRDAVLRAYAEEGLRAEVKIASITEGALASL; the protein is encoded by the coding sequence ATGAAGGCACCGTCGACCAGCGCCAACCTCGGGGCCGGTTTTGACATCGTCGCAGTGGCTCACGACGCCTATTTTGCCGAGGCATACACCGCTGTGGGGTCCGGGTGCGGCGTCCACGTCAAATTTAAGGGCTATGACCCAGGGCCGGAGAACACAGTTACCAGGAGTTTTAAAAAGTTTTTTGAACTAACCGGCATTTGCAGGGGGGTGGAGGTTGAGGTGGAGAACAACATCCCCATTGCCAGGGGGCTCGGCAGTAGCGGCGCTGCCGCAGTTGCGGCGCTGGCGGCTTTTATAAGAGAGGCGGGGATTAAGACTGACCCCCGGGCGGTTATTGAGGCCGCAGGCTACGGCGAAACCGCCGCGGCCGGAAGCCCCCATTTTGACAACGTGGCCGGGGCCGCCCTGGGAGGGGCTGTGGTCTTGACCTCCCTATCGCCTATTGACTACGTGAAGTTCTCGCCGCGCTTGATTTTTGTAGTGGGAGTCCCCGAGGTGCCCCCCATGCCGAATAAGACTAAAGTCATGAGGGAGGTGTTGCCCAAGTCGGTGGAGTTTAAAACTTATGTCAGACAGACGGCGAGAGTCGCCTCTTTAATTGCCGGCCTCGCCCTGTCGGATCCGCGGCTCGTGGCCAGGGGTATGGAAGACGAAGTAGTAGAGGCGGCGAGGGCCCCATACGTGCCGGGTTACGCCCGGGTGAGGAAATACGCCTTTGAGGCGGGGGCTCTCGGCGTCTCTCTCTCTGGGGCGGGCCCCTCAGTTATAGCGTTAGTCAACGAGAAGGAGGCTGAGGCTGTGAGGGACGCAGTGTTAAGGGCATATGCAGAGGAGGGGCTGAGGGCTGAGGTAAAAATCGCGTCTATTACAGAGGGCGCCTTGGCTAGTCTATAA